The DNA region CCCACATCGATGAAACCGCGCAGGGAACGGCCACCAGGGCCGACGTCCAGCAGCATCTCGACGCCCTGCAACGGCAGGTCGTCCAGGCCGATGTCCATGCCGCTGAAGCGCAGGTCCCAGATACCGCGCAGCGTGTCGGCGATGCGCACGCCCTCGCCGGCCGCGACCTCGACGCTGGCCTCGCCGGGCGTCTCCACCTGCCCCGGCTCCAGCGTGTCGTCGTGGTCCACCGGCTGGCGCGCGTACCACACCGCGGGCGCTGCCGCCCCGACCACCGCCAGCCCCGCCATGAACCCACGCCTGGAAAACCTCATCGTCACACCCGCATCCGTGTCAGCCACGCCTATCCAGCTAGAACGAGAGGCCCTGAAACAAATTTACCGCCGCCGGGACGCTAAATTTCCCACCGCCACCCTCGTTCCTCCGTGACAGGCGAACCCCGCAGCAGCGGGCGTCGCACACGCATCGACCCTGGCAATCAACGGGATGGCAATGAACACGACCCGCTCCAGCAAGGCCCCCTACCTCGTCGCCTTGGCACTCCTCCTCGCCCTCGTCGCTGTGGCGGCCTGGTACGTCCTCGCGTACCGCCAGGCCGAGGGCTACCCGAAGGAGGTGGTCAAGCACGCCGCCGAGCTGCAGGACCGCATCCTCTCCTTCGACAGCCACATCACCGTGCCCACCGACTTCGGCACCGAAGGCAAGGAGGCCGACCGGGACGGCGACGGCCAGTTCGACCTGGTCAAGGCCGGGCGCGGGCGCCTCTCCGGTGCGGCGCTGACCATCTTCGGCTGGCCAGAGATCTGGAACGGCCCCAACGCGCCCCATCGCCCCACCGCCGCCTTCGTCGACGAGGCGCGCCACCAGCAGGAGCTGCGCTACAGGATCATCAGCGGCATGGTGCGCGACTTCCCCAACCAGGTCGGCATCGCCTACACCCCGGCCGACTTCCGCCGCCTGCACGGCGAAGGCAAGTTCGCCATCTTCATCAGCATGCTCAACGCCTACCCCCTGGGCGACGACCTCGGTGCCCTGGACACCTGGGCCGCGCGCGGCATGCGCATGTTCGGCTTCAGCTACGTGGGCAACAACGCCTGGGCCGACTCCTCGCGCCCGCTGCCCTTCTTCAACGACAGCGTCGACGCCCTCGGCGGCCTCTCGCCCCTGGGCGAGCAGGCGGTGGCACGGCTCAACGACCTGGGCGTGGTGATCGACGTGTCGCAGATGTCCACCCTGGCCCTGGAAGACGTCGCCCGCCTCAGCCGCGCGCCCATCGTCGCCTCGCACTCGGCGCCGCGCGCGCTGGTGGACATCCCGCGCAACCTCAGCGACCCGGAAATGCAGCGGATCAAGGCAAGCGGCGGGGTGATCCAGGTGGTGGGCTTCCCCGCCTACCTCAAGCCGCTGAGCCAGCCGACCCTGGACAAGCTCAACGCCCTGCGTGCGCGCTTCGACCTGCAACCGCTAGACGGCCTGGCCAACGCCCTGATGCCGGGCGACCCGATCATCGCCATCTGGCCGGAACAGCGCTTCGGCGAGTACGCCAGCGCGCTCTACGCCATCCTCGAGGAAGAGCCCCGCGCCAGCGTCAAGGAACTGGTGGACGCCATCGACTACACCGTGCGCAAGGTCGGCATCGACCATGTCGGCATCGCCAGCGACTTCAACGACGGCGGCGGCGTCGAGGGCTGGATGAACGTCGGCGAGTCGCGCAACCTCACCGCCGAGCTGATCCTGCGCGGCTACTCCGACGCCGATATCGCCAAGCTCTGGGGCGGCAACTTCCTCCGCGTCTGGGAGGAGGTGCAGCGCCGCGCCAGGCCGGCCGCCGCCAGCACCGTACAACCGCAAGCGGAGCGTGGCTGATGAGCGACCGTCGCACCTTCCTCAAGCACGCCGGCCTCATCGCCGCCGCCCTGCCCCTGGGCTCCGCCCTCGCCGGCGACGCCCGGGCCGCCACCCCGCCGGCCAGCCCCGCCCGGGACAAGTGGCAGGCCCTGCGCCAGCAGTTCGACCTGGACCCGGACTACCTGCACTTCTGCTCCTTCCTGCTCGCCTCCCACCCCCGCGTGGTGCGCGAGGCCATCGCCCACTTCCGCGCCCGGCTGGATGCCAACCCCGGCGAGGTGCTGGACTGGGACCGCGAGGAGCTCTGGGGCTACGAGAACGACGTGCGCGCCTGGGCCGGCCGCTACTTCGGCGTGCGCCCCGGCCAGGTCGCCTTAACCGGCAGCACCACCGACGGCCTGGCGATGATCTACGGCGGCCTGCAGGTGGCGCCGGGCAAGGAGATCCTGGTCAGCGCCCACGAGCACTACTCCACCAACGCCCGCCTGGACTACCGCGAGCAGCTGATGGGCACCCGGGTGCGCCGCGTCGCGCTGTTCGAGGACCCGCACCTCGCCTCGGTGGACGAGATGCTCGGCAACGTCCGCCAGGCCATCCGCCCCGAGACCCGCGTGCTGGGCATGACCTGGGTGCAGTCCGGCAGCGGCGTGAAGCTGCCGGCGCGCGAGGTCGGCCAGCTGGTGAAGGAGATCAACCAGGGCCGCGACGAGGCGGACCGCCTCCTCTACGTGGTGGACGGTGTCCACGGCTTCGGCGTCGAGGACCTGGACTTCGCCGACTTCAACTGCGACTACTTCATCGCCGGCACCCACAAGTGGCTGTTCGGCCCCCGTGGCACAGGCGTGATCATCGCCCGCGAGGAGACGCCGCAGCCCCATCTGGTGCCCAGCATCCCCACCTTCACCAAGGGCGAGACCTTCGGCACCCTGATGACCCCCGGCGGCTACCATGCCTTCGACCACCGCCTGGCGGTGGGCAAGGCCTTCGAGCTGCACCTGCAGCTGGGCAAGGCCGACGTCCAGGCGCGCATCCACCAGCTCAACGACTACCTCAAGGCGCGCCTGACCGAGCACGCCAGGGTGCAGCTGGTCACGCCGCGCAGCCGCGAGCTGTCCTCGGGCTTCACCTTCTTCCGCGTCGAGGGCCGCGAATGCGACGCCGTCGCCCGCTACCTGCTGGAGCGCAAGGTGATCAGCGACGCCGTGGACCGCGACGTCGGCCCCGTGGTGCGCCTGGCGCCCAGCCTGCTCAACGACGAAGCCGAGATCGACCGGGTGCTGGAGATCCTCGCCCCGCAGCTCGCCTGACCCTTTCGCCATTCGAGAGAACCGCCATGCATGCACTCAAGCCCCTGGCCCTGGTGGCCACCCTGCTCGCCACCACCCCCGCCATCGCTGCCAAGGCGAACGAACCCGACACCCCGTTCAGGGACTGCAAGGACTGCCCCGAGATGGTCGTGCTGCCCGCCGGCAGCTTCACCATGGGCACGCCCGAGAACGAGCTCGGCCGCCAGCCCGACGAGGGCCCGCTGCACACCGTGACCTTCGCCAGGCCCTTCGCCATCAGCAGGTTCCAGGTGCTGGCCAGGGAGCTGCAGGCCTGGCAGCGCGAGGCCAAGGTCACCCTCCCCGATGGCGACGACCGCCCCGGCCGCCTGTGCAGCAACGGCAAGCCCAGCTACCCGCAGGGCCCCGAGCAGCCCGCCGTGTGCATCAGCTACGACGAGGTGAAGGCCTATGTCGCCTGGCTGTCGAAGAAGACCGGCAAGCACTACCGCATGCTCAGCGAGGCCGAACGCGAGTACGCCGCCCGCGCCGGCAGCGAGGGCCCGTTCCCCTTCCCCCTCGACGAAGGCAAGGACTACAGCATCGCCCGGCACGCCAACACCTACGGCGCCGCCGACGGCTACAACTACACCTCCCCGGCGGGCAGCTTCCCGGCCAACGCCTTCGGCATCCACGACATGCACGGCAACGTCTACGAATGGGTGGCCGACTGCCAGAACGACGACTACCAGGGCGCCCCCGTCGACGGCAGCCCGTGGCTGGCCGGCAACTGCGCATCCCGCATGATCCGCGGCAACGACTACTCCGAGGCGCCGATCTTCTCCCGCTCCGGCAACCGCAACGACCGCGACCCCGCCACCCGTGGCGACTGGCTGGGCTTTCGCGTCGCCCGCGAGCTCTGAGCCCGCCGCGCCGCCGCGCTAAATCCACCCCGCGACGACTCGTCTTCTCTCTACACAGCCCCAGGTTCACCGCCAGGGGCTGCCTCCCCATGCGGTGAACGAGGCAGATTCCATGACTTCATCCCCACGCAGCGCCACCCGAGAACTCCTGAGCCTGATCAAGCCTTACCGCTCGACCCTGTTCGTCTCGATCCTGTGCGGCATCCTCGGCGGCCTGAGCGTCACGGCGCTGCTGGCCACGGTCAACCAGGGCCTGCACAGCGAGGCCGGCATCGACAGCCAGGTCGTGCTGGCCTTCGTCGGCCTGTGCGCCGTCGCCCTGCTGGCCAGCATCGCCGCCGACATCGGCAGCAACTCGGTGGGCCAGCGGGTCATCGCGCTGCTGCGCAAGGACCTGGGGGCCAAGGTGCTCGCCGCGCCGATCGAGCAGATCGAACGCTATCGCACCCACCGGCTCATCCCGGTGCTGACCCACGACGTCGACACCATCAGCGACTTCGCCTTCGCCTTCGCCCCCCTGGCCATCTCCATGACCGTGGTGCTCGGCTGCCTGGGCTACCTGGCCACGCTGTCGCTGCCGATCTTCGCGCTCACGCTGCTGGCCATCGGCATCGGCTCGGCCGTGCAGTTCGTCGCGCAGAGCAAGGGCCTGCGGGGCTTCCACGCCGCCCGCGACGCCGAGGACAACCTGCAGAAGCACTACCAGGCGATCTCCGAGGGCGCCAAGGAACTGCGCATCCACCGCCCGCGCCGCCAGCGCATGCTCAAGGACAACATCCAGGGCACCGCCGACTTCATCTGCCAGACCCATATCCGCGCGATCAACATCTTCGTCATCGCCAAGAGCTTCGGCTCGATGCTGTTCTTCGTGGTGATCGGCCTGGCCCTGGCCATGCAGTCGATCTGGCCGAGCGCCAACCCGGAGGTGATGAGCGGGTTCGTCCTCGTCCTGCTCTACATGAAGGGGCCGCTGGAGAACCTGATCGGCAACCTGCCCATCGTCGGCCGCGCGCAGATCGCCTTCCGCCGCATCGCCGACCTGGCCGAGCGCTTCTCCTCGCCGGAGCCGCACCTGCTGCTGGACACACCGCCCCAACCCGCCCCCGCGCTGCATCGCCTGGAGCTGCGCAACGTGCAGTACGCCTTCCCGGCGGTGGACGGCAACGCCCCGTTCACGCTCGGCCCGATCGACCTGGATGTCGAGGCCGGCGAGATCCTCTTCATCGTGGGCGAGAACGGCTGCGGCAAGACCACCCTGATCAAGCTGCTGCTGGGCCTGTACAGCCCGCAGCAGGGCGAGATCCGGGTCAACGGCCAGGCCGTCGACGCCAAGGGTCTGGACGAGTACCGGCAGCTGTTCACCACGGTGTTCGCCGACTACTTCCTGTTCGAGGACGTGCTCGCGTCCGACCGGGCCATCCCCCAGGACGCCACCCGGTACCTGGAGCGCCTGGAGATCGCCCACAAGGTCAGCGTCAAGGACGGCCGCTTCACCACCACCGACCTGTCCACCGGGCAACGCAAGCGCCTGGCACTGGTCAACGCATGGCTCGATGAACGCCCGGTGCTGGTGTTCGACGAATGGGCCGCCGACCAGGACCCGACCTTCCGCCGCATCTTCTACACCGAGCTGCTGCCGGACCTGAAGCGCATGGGCAAGACCATAGTGGTGATCTCCCACGACGACCGCTATTTCGACATCGCCGACCAGCTGATCCGCCTGCAGACCGGCAGGATCACCCACGACGCCCCCGCCCTCGCCTGACCCCTTCGCGGCGGGCGCCCCGGCGCGCCCGCCCAGCTTCCCCGCCACCTCCGGCAAAGCGCCCCAGGCGCCTAAATCCCGCTCGCCAGCCTTCGTCTTCATGACAACGTTTGTTTTCAGCCGACGGCGACGAGATCGACAATGAAGCAACTCCCCTCCCTGCCCGATGACGACCTGCT from Pseudomonas tohonis includes:
- the pvdM gene encoding pyoverdine-tailoring dipeptidase-like protein PvdM, which encodes MNTTRSSKAPYLVALALLLALVAVAAWYVLAYRQAEGYPKEVVKHAAELQDRILSFDSHITVPTDFGTEGKEADRDGDGQFDLVKAGRGRLSGAALTIFGWPEIWNGPNAPHRPTAAFVDEARHQQELRYRIISGMVRDFPNQVGIAYTPADFRRLHGEGKFAIFISMLNAYPLGDDLGALDTWAARGMRMFGFSYVGNNAWADSSRPLPFFNDSVDALGGLSPLGEQAVARLNDLGVVIDVSQMSTLALEDVARLSRAPIVASHSAPRALVDIPRNLSDPEMQRIKASGGVIQVVGFPAYLKPLSQPTLDKLNALRARFDLQPLDGLANALMPGDPIIAIWPEQRFGEYASALYAILEEEPRASVKELVDAIDYTVRKVGIDHVGIASDFNDGGGVEGWMNVGESRNLTAELILRGYSDADIAKLWGGNFLRVWEEVQRRARPAAASTVQPQAERG
- the pvdN gene encoding pyoverdine-tailoring periplasmic protein PvdN yields the protein MSDRRTFLKHAGLIAAALPLGSALAGDARAATPPASPARDKWQALRQQFDLDPDYLHFCSFLLASHPRVVREAIAHFRARLDANPGEVLDWDREELWGYENDVRAWAGRYFGVRPGQVALTGSTTDGLAMIYGGLQVAPGKEILVSAHEHYSTNARLDYREQLMGTRVRRVALFEDPHLASVDEMLGNVRQAIRPETRVLGMTWVQSGSGVKLPAREVGQLVKEINQGRDEADRLLYVVDGVHGFGVEDLDFADFNCDYFIAGTHKWLFGPRGTGVIIAREETPQPHLVPSIPTFTKGETFGTLMTPGGYHAFDHRLAVGKAFELHLQLGKADVQARIHQLNDYLKARLTEHARVQLVTPRSRELSSGFTFFRVEGRECDAVARYLLERKVISDAVDRDVGPVVRLAPSLLNDEAEIDRVLEILAPQLA
- a CDS encoding formylglycine-generating enzyme family protein translates to MHALKPLALVATLLATTPAIAAKANEPDTPFRDCKDCPEMVVLPAGSFTMGTPENELGRQPDEGPLHTVTFARPFAISRFQVLARELQAWQREAKVTLPDGDDRPGRLCSNGKPSYPQGPEQPAVCISYDEVKAYVAWLSKKTGKHYRMLSEAEREYAARAGSEGPFPFPLDEGKDYSIARHANTYGAADGYNYTSPAGSFPANAFGIHDMHGNVYEWVADCQNDDYQGAPVDGSPWLAGNCASRMIRGNDYSEAPIFSRSGNRNDRDPATRGDWLGFRVAREL
- a CDS encoding cyclic peptide export ABC transporter, whose amino-acid sequence is MTSSPRSATRELLSLIKPYRSTLFVSILCGILGGLSVTALLATVNQGLHSEAGIDSQVVLAFVGLCAVALLASIAADIGSNSVGQRVIALLRKDLGAKVLAAPIEQIERYRTHRLIPVLTHDVDTISDFAFAFAPLAISMTVVLGCLGYLATLSLPIFALTLLAIGIGSAVQFVAQSKGLRGFHAARDAEDNLQKHYQAISEGAKELRIHRPRRQRMLKDNIQGTADFICQTHIRAINIFVIAKSFGSMLFFVVIGLALAMQSIWPSANPEVMSGFVLVLLYMKGPLENLIGNLPIVGRAQIAFRRIADLAERFSSPEPHLLLDTPPQPAPALHRLELRNVQYAFPAVDGNAPFTLGPIDLDVEAGEILFIVGENGCGKTTLIKLLLGLYSPQQGEIRVNGQAVDAKGLDEYRQLFTTVFADYFLFEDVLASDRAIPQDATRYLERLEIAHKVSVKDGRFTTTDLSTGQRKRLALVNAWLDERPVLVFDEWAADQDPTFRRIFYTELLPDLKRMGKTIVVISHDDRYFDIADQLIRLQTGRITHDAPALA